The following nucleotide sequence is from Coffea eugenioides isolate CCC68of chromosome 3, Ceug_1.0, whole genome shotgun sequence.
TCGGTGGCTGAAGAAGCTAAGGCTGATGCTATTTCTGTAGTGATTGACCGACGGGATGTTCCTAACCGTGATACAGCTCTACATATCGCTGTGAAACTTGGTGATGAGACTGCAACTGAAATGCTGATGCTTGCTGGTGCAGATTGGAGTTTGCAAAATGAACAGGGTTGGAGTGCTCTACAGGAAGCGATTTGTAATAGGGAGGAAGTGATAGCTAGGTGTATAGTTAGGCATTATCAGCCACTGGCTTGGGCTAAATGGTGCAGAAGATTACCTCGGTTGGTTGCGACAATGAGAAGGATGAGGGACTTTTACATGGAAATTACATTTAACTTTGAGAGCTCTGTTATTCCTTTTATTTCAAGGATTGCCCCTTCAGATACTTACAAGATTTGGAAAAGGGGCGCAAATCTACGGGCAGATATGAGTTTGGCTGGTTTTGATGGCTTCAGAATTCAGCGTGCAGATCAAAGCATTCTCTTCCTTGGTGATGGTTCTGAGGATGGGAAGGTTCCTCCAGGGTCCCTTTGCATGATATCTCACAAAGATAAGGAAATCATGAATGCTTTGGATGGTGCTGGTGCCCCTGCAACTGATGCAGAAGTCCAGCAAGAAGTCGCTGCAATGTCTCAAACTAATATATTTAGGCCCGGAATTGATGTCACTCAAGCGGTTCTTTTACCACAGCTGACTTGGAGGCGGCAGGAGAGGACAGAGATGGTGGGCCCGTGGAAGTCTAAAGTTTATGATATGCATAATGTGGTTGTAAGCATAAAATCAAGGAGAGTCCCTGGAGCTATGACTGATGATGAATTCTTCAATTCTTGCAATGAAAATGAGACAGAGAGTGAGGAGCTTGACAATATTCTGACTGAGGATGAAAGAAGGCAACTTGAGGCTGCACTTAAGACGGATCCTTCTGAGTCAAACAATGAGATTGGTGATGGCATTATTGCTCATCGTCATAGTTGTTACGAGCCGAGGGATATTCCTATTGAGGATACTAATGGTTGGGTCACTGGAGATAAAAAGCAGGAAAGAAAAGGATGGTTCAGTGGCTGGAGGAGAAGGGATAATAAAAGTGAAGCAGATAAGAAACTGACCCCACCAAGAAGTTCCCTTTATGTAGAAGATAAAGTTAGTGATCTTCTTGGAGACTCTCCATCTGGAAGTCAAAATAAACCAGGGAGGCATTCGATGGAGATTTCTTTGAAGAGGGATGAGTACCATGAGCATCGAAGAAGTAGAGAAAACAAAGCTTCTTCATCTACTAGTTCTGAGAGTGGGAGTCGGCGCAAGGATGGGAGCCGTGAGAATGAGTATAAGAAAGGGTTGAGACCAGTTCTCTGGCTTTCCCCTGACTTTCCGCTGCAAACTGAAGAATTTCTGCCATTGCTTGACATTCTAGCAAACAAAGTTAAAGCCATACGGAGACTAAGAGAACTGCTGACAACAAAGCTTCCAAAGGGGACGTTTCCTGTCAAGGTATGCTTGTATAAGTTATCCGTGACATTTCCTgtccattttttattttatttaaaccTAGGTTACTAAATTATCATCTCTCTGAGCTTTCTCTAATATAGCAGACATGCTAGCTACCTCATTTTTTTGCCAAGCAATTCTTTAAATTGGGATTCATAGCCCTTCTTGAAATGGAATGAGCGAGAATGGTTGGAAAAAGTTTACTGCAACTTAGGTGAATTAATTAACACATTGTGTAATATAAGTTATGGTCTAACAgctaaaaagtgataaaaaaaagGTCTTGTTTTCAAGTAACCTCCTAGCTTCATTATCGAGTGGCTCTCCAGTCTCCACACTCTATAACTTATAGCTTGTTTGGGAGCTGTGATTTGAtcagaaaagaaaggaaggtgACAACAAAGATGTCTTTTCTAACGTTTGGGAGTCTTTGTCCTCAAATGTGTATTGAACTAATTTTTATTGACATATGTATCCAAAATCATCCCTTTTCTTACCTTAACTACCAAACAACATTAAAATcccttctcttcttttctttcctttcataACTTAAcatttccccttttttcttttctaacctaaactcccaaactagcta
It contains:
- the LOC113765201 gene encoding uncharacterized protein LOC113765201, producing MASIDVGKYAHSPVHKAIILKDYAGLRRIIAGLPRLCDPAEIHSEAVSVAEEAKADAISVVIDRRDVPNRDTALHIAVKLGDETATEMLMLAGADWSLQNEQGWSALQEAICNREEVIARCIVRHYQPLAWAKWCRRLPRLVATMRRMRDFYMEITFNFESSVIPFISRIAPSDTYKIWKRGANLRADMSLAGFDGFRIQRADQSILFLGDGSEDGKVPPGSLCMISHKDKEIMNALDGAGAPATDAEVQQEVAAMSQTNIFRPGIDVTQAVLLPQLTWRRQERTEMVGPWKSKVYDMHNVVVSIKSRRVPGAMTDDEFFNSCNENETESEELDNILTEDERRQLEAALKTDPSESNNEIGDGIIAHRHSCYEPRDIPIEDTNGWVTGDKKQERKGWFSGWRRRDNKSEADKKLTPPRSSLYVEDKVSDLLGDSPSGSQNKPGRHSMEISLKRDEYHEHRRSRENKASSSTSSESGSRRKDGSRENEYKKGLRPVLWLSPDFPLQTEEFLPLLDILANKVKAIRRLRELLTTKLPKGTFPVKVAIPVVPTIRVLVTFTKFEELQPLDEFSTPPSSPTAGRESPAVVQSSSSSWFQWIKTPYNRASSSNVGSSSRIENIQDPFLLPADYKWVTAEEKKKRMHEKSKLKKGKNHK